Below is a genomic region from Marinobacter salarius.
TCCGGATGGCGCACCGCGAAGGTACCGCCAAAGCCGCAGCATTCCTCGGCTCGAACCTGTTCTACCAGGTTGACGTTTTTCAGTTGCCCCAGCAGTTTGGGGCCGACTTCCGCCACACCCATTTCACGGCGGGCGGAGCAGGAGGTGTGCATGGCTACGGTGGTGGGCTCACCCAGGTCGTCCAGTTTGATGTGGCACACGTTCACCAGAAAGTCCGTCAGTTCCCATACCCGCCCGGCAATTTCAGCGGCCGCGACTTCATCGGAGGTGTCCTTGAACAGCGCCGGGTAATGCTTGCGCATCATGCCGCCACAGGAACCGGAGGGCACCACGATCGGCCAGTCTTCCGGAAACAGCCCGAGTTGGGCGCGGGCGACTGCGCGGGCTTCGTCGTGATAGCCGGAGGTGTAGGCAGGCTGGCCACAGCAGGTCTGGTCTTCAGGGTAGATGACCTGAATGCCTTCGCGCTCCAGCAACTGGATGCCGGCCATGCCCGCATCGGGATAGAACATGTCGACCAGGCAGGTGCCGTAGAAATAGACTTTGGAAGGTTTGGCCGGGTAAACCTTGATGGGATCAACCATAGTGCCGTCGCTCGCGATTATTATTGTCTCTCTGAACCACAATAATAGGGCGATGCCCTGGCGGTTGCCAGACGACTTTATGGGGAGTCTGTGTGCTCGGAAAACGGATGGGATGATAGCGCGTGGCTTGGAAGAGGGCAGCGGCAGCCGGC
It encodes:
- a CDS encoding (Fe-S)-binding protein — translated: MVDPIKVYPAKPSKVYFYGTCLVDMFYPDAGMAGIQLLEREGIQVIYPEDQTCCGQPAYTSGYHDEARAVARAQLGLFPEDWPIVVPSGSCGGMMRKHYPALFKDTSDEVAAAEIAGRVWELTDFLVNVCHIKLDDLGEPTTVAMHTSCSARREMGVAEVGPKLLGQLKNVNLVEQVRAEECCGFGGTFAVRHPEISGAMVSEKVDTLVDTGAKEFVTTDCGCLMNIAGYAEKNQKPVTGQHILSFLWERTSSGGEQS